A single Maniola hyperantus chromosome 11, iAphHyp1.2, whole genome shotgun sequence DNA region contains:
- the LOC117986208 gene encoding organic cation transporter protein-like — protein sequence MSTDETIEVGNKTEVKRKLDLDDVLADELGQLGKYQLVTILLATFPVIYQSISTGEFIFTTARISTRCLIPQCDGENPEYAPEWLLNAIPGTSTSSFDNCERYQNSSLASGGAGQCPKEWFDSTHTEPCEEYVYQNTLSIVYDFGLACNEWKRSQIGSIRNIGALLGQPIAGYISDRWGRRVALVINAFNTAWLGIARSFVPSYEWFLITEVLGAATGTGIYVSCYILVTELVGPKRRVIAGATISSIYTLGQVVLALVAWGVPDWRRLTRVLFTPLLLVVTYFWLLSESVRWLMSKGRYEEAEAILKSVAKMNKTHLSDISLQALRETAEAEKLKEKPDEPWLPIQVIRSPIMLLRCVVIPIVWTSSTLSYHGININALNLSGNKYLNYIYVALAEIPGYWTVILLLDRIGRKPVLIGGFWLCAGCQFAFAFIPSGYYGLSLTCYLVSKFAASTVITSVYVYTAELFPTRYRHSLFAFTVMISRIGPIVSPLTPALALTIWEHFPSVLFGSFALLSGLLLFLTPETLGIKLPDTMEEAEQSSSQTRK from the exons ATGTCTACCGATGAGACAATAGAAGTTGGTAATAAAACGGAGGTGAAGAGGAAGCTAGACTTGGACGACGTGCTGGCTGACGAGCTGGGGCAGCTGGGCAAGTACCAGCTGGTCACCATCCTGCTGGCGACGTTCCCGGTTATTTATCAATCGATTTCTACTGgtgaatttatttttaccacCGCGAGGATATCTACCAG atGCCTAATACCACAGTGCGATGGCGAAAATCCTGAGTACGCTCCGGAATGGTTGCTCAACGCCATTCCAGGCACAAGCACGAGCAGCTTCGACAACTGCGAGCGATACCAGAACAGCTCCCTGGCGAGCGGCGGCGCGGGACAGTGTCCTAAGGAGTGGTTCGACTCCACACACACTGAGCCTTGCGAGGAGTACGTGTACCAGAACACGCTGAGCATTGTGTATGAC TTTGGGTTGGCGTGTAACGAATGGAAGCGATCGCAGATAGGCTCCATCCGAAATATAGGAGCATTATTGGGGCAACCAATCGCCGGCTACATTTCGGACCGCTGGGGCCGTCGCGTGGCGCTTGTTATCAACGCCTTCAACACCGCCTGGTTGGGAATCGCCAGGTCCTTCGTCCCCTCCTACGAGTGGTTCCTCATCACTGAGGTACTCGGGGCAGCTACCGGTACTGGGATATACGTTTCTTGTTATATCttag TTACTGAACTGGTGGGTCCCAAACGTCGAGTGATCGCAGGAGCCACTATTTCATCAATATATACGTTGGGGCAAGTTGTCCTGGCGCTGGTCGCGTGGGGCGTGCCGGACTGGCGTCGACTAACACGAGTTCTCTTCACCCCACTATTACTTGTTGTTACGTACTTCTGGCTTTTATCTGAATCGGTCCGCTGGCTCATGAGCAAAGGTCGATACGAAGAGGCTGAAGCCATTCTCAAAAGTGTAGCGAAAATGAATAAAACACATCTGTCGGATATATCCTTGCAAGCGCTTCGTGAGACCGCAGAAGCTGAGAAGTTAAAAGAAAAGCCTGACGAACCTTGGTTGCCGATCCAAGTAATAAGATCTCCCATTATGCTTTTGCGCTGTGTTGTCATTCCAATAGTGTGGACCAGTAGTACACTTTCGTACCATGGAATTAATATTAACGCTCTGAATCTGTcaggaaataaatatttaaactatATTTATGTGGCTCTGGCAGAAATCCCTGGTTACTGGACCGTTATCTTGCTGTTGGATCGGATCGGTAGGAAGCCAGTGCTGATCGGTGGATTCTGGTTATGTGCGGGATGTCAGTTTGCATTTGCTTTTATACCAAGTG GTTATTACGGCTTGTCACTTACATGTTACTTGGTCAGTAAGTTCGCCGCATCGACCGTGATAACGTCCGTGTACGTGTACACCGCCGAGCTGTTCCCCACCAGGTACCGCCACAGCCTGTTCGCCTTCACGGTGATGATCAGCCGCATCGGGCCCATTGTTTCACCGCTTACGCCTGCGCTG gCATTAACAATTTGGGAGCACTTTCCATCTGTACTGTTCGGTTCGTTCGCGCTGCTGTCGGGGCTGCTCCTCTTCCTGACTCCGGAGACCCTGGGCATCAAGCTGCCTGACACCATGGAGGAAGCTGAGCAGTCGAGCTCGCAAACACGAAAGTGA
- the LOC117986738 gene encoding organic cation transporter protein-like, with translation MLLDEKIEIGNKKEVKKKLDLDDVLTDELGQLGKYQLVTMLLATFPVVLAAMATSEYIFTTARIPTRCLIPQCDGENPQYAPEWVLNSIPGTSTSSFDNCERYQNSSLASGGAGQCPKEWFDSTHTEPCEEYVYQNTLSIVYDFGLACQEWKRSQIGSYRTVGSMLMLPITGYISDRWGRRVALIINTFNTGCLGLVRSFVNSYEWILVTGVLEAAVGGAAFMSCYILVTELAGPQSRVIAGATMSTIYALGQVTLGLVAWGVPDWRPLTQIIYAPHLLIIMYFWIISESVRWLMSKGRYEESEAILKKVAKMNNKSLSDKSLQALRDTAEAEKLKEKPNEPWLPIQVIRSPIMLLRCTVIPIVWITNVLVYHGLIINSVNLSGNRYLNYIYVALVEIPGFWTAILLLDRIGRKPVLIGGFWLCAGCQFAFAFIPSGYNGLSLTFYLVGKYAISTVVTSVYVYTTELYPTRYRHSLFAFTSMVGRLGAVVSPLTPAMALTIWEHFPSVLFGSFALLSGLLLFLTPETLGIKLPDTMEEAEQSSSQTRK, from the exons atgctCCTCgatgaaaaaatagaaattggtAATAAAAAGGAGGTAAAGAAGAAGTTAGACTTGGACGACGTGCTGACGGACGAGCTGGGCCAGCTGGGCAAGTACCAGCTGGTGACTATGCTGCTGGCGACGTTTCCGGTAGTTCTCGCAGCGATGGCTACTAgtgaatatatttttactacCGCGAGGATCCCTACGAG ATGCCTAATACCACAATGCGACGGAGAAAATCCTCAGTATGCTCCAGAATGGGTACTTAACTCCATTCCAGGCACCAGCACGAGCAGCTTCGACAACTGCGAGCGATACCAGAACAGCTCCCTAGCGAGCGGCGGCGCGGGACAGTGTCCTAAGGAGTGGTTCGACTCCACACACACTGAGCCTTGCGAGGAGTACGTGTACCAGAACACGCTGAGCATTGTGTACGAC TTTGGGTTGGCGTGTCAAGAATGGAAGCGATCGCAGATAGGCTCGTACCGAACGGTAGGATCAATGTTGATGTTACCAATCACCGGCTACATCTCAGACCGCTGGGGCCGGCGCGTGGCTCTCATCATCAACACCTTCAACACCGGCTGCTTGGGGCTCGTCAGGTCCTTCGTCAACTCCTACGAGTGGATCCTTGTCACTGGGGTCCTTGAGGCAGCTGTCGGTGGTGCGGCCTTTATGTCGTGTTATATcttag TGACAGAATTGGCTGGTCCTCAAAGTCGCGTGATCGCAGGAGCCACTATGTCAACAATATATGCGTTAGGACAAGTCACCCTTGGGCTGGTCGCGTGGGGCGTGCCCGACTGGCGTCCTCTGACACAAATTATCTACGCTCCACATCTGCTTATTATAATGTACTTCTGGATTATATCTGAATCGGTCCGCTGGCTCATGAGCAAAGGTCGATACGAAGAGTCTGAAGCCATTCTTAAAAAAGTAGCGAAAATGAATAACAAATCTTTGTCAGATAAATCTTTGCAAGCGCTCCGTGACACCGCAGAAGCTGAGAAGTTAAAAGAAAAGCCTAACGAACCTTGGTTGCCGATTCAAGTCATAAGATCTCCGATTATGCTATTGCGCTGTACGGTTATTCCAATAGTGTGGATCACAAATGTACTGGTGTATCATGGATTGATCATTAACTCTGTGAATCTGTCAGGAAATAGATATCTAAACTATATTTATGTGGCTCTGGTAGAAATTCCTGGGTTTTGGACCGCCATCTTGCTGTTGGATCGGATCGGTAGGAAGCCAGTGCTGATCGGTGGATTCTGGTTATGTGCGGGATGTCAGTTTGCATTTGCTTTTATACCAAGTG GATACAACGGCTTATCGCTTACGTTTTACTTAGTCGGTAAATACGCCATATCCACCGTGGTGACGTCGGTGTACGTGTACACCACCGAGCTGTACCCCACCAGGTACCGCCACAGCCTGTTCGCCTTCACGTCGATGGTGGGCCGGCTCGGGGCCGTCGTGTCACCTCTTACACCTGCAATG GCATTAACAATTTGGGAGCACTTCCCATCTGTACTGTTCGGTTCGTTCGCGCTGCTGTCGGGGCTGCTCCTCTTCCTGACTCCGGAGACCCTGGGCATCAAGCTGCCTGACACCATGGAGGAAGCTGAGCAGTCGAGCTCGCAAACACGAAAGTGA